From the genome of Miscanthus floridulus cultivar M001 chromosome 10, ASM1932011v1, whole genome shotgun sequence, one region includes:
- the LOC136489966 gene encoding transcription factor GTE12-like isoform X1 encodes MVSPLVRLSSRGNAKISRTRETERSSGSIGKESWSCNDTSTSPLASSLQGEEGYLHDEPLSPGRALRAAMLRSRFAGTIVKAQQKALLDHGKNIDPVKLQLEKERLEKRQQEEKARIEAQVKAAEAAAQRKFEEELRMKREQEREAARLALRMVVPACSFLTSKFICLMGMQGINLLLCMLSYPTYCRLCYGACYLILHIVVSVFRD; translated from the exons GGGAATGCTAAAATTTCAAGGACACGAGAAACTGAGCGCAGCTCTGGTTCAATTG GAAAAGAATCATGGTCTTGCAATGACACTTCTACTTCGCCTCTCGCTTCCTCTTTGCAAG GTGAGGAAGGTTACCTTCATGATGAACCTTTGTCACCAGGCAGGGCTCTTCGTGCAGCAATGCTCAGGAGTCGTTTTGCTGGCACTATAGTGAAGGCTCAACAGAAGGCACTCCTGGATCAT GGGAAGAATATAGACCCTGTGAAATTGCAATTGGAAAAGGAGAGGCTGGAAAAGAGGCAGCAAGAAG AGAAAGCAAGGATCGAGGCCCAGGTGAAGGCTGCTGAAGCAGCTGCACAACGAAAGTTTGAGGAAGAGCTGAGGATGAAGAGAGAGCAGGAAAGGGAGGCAGCACGCCTGGCACTACGCATGGTAGTACCTGCTTGTAGTTTTCTGACCAGCAAGTTTATATGCTTGATGGGTATGCAAGGGATAAATCTCCTCTTGTGCATGCTATCTTATCCTACATATTGTCGTCTCTGTTATGGAGCATGCTATCTTATCCTACATATTGTCGTCTCTGTTTTCCGAGACTGA
- the LOC136489966 gene encoding transcription factor GTE11-like isoform X2, producing MSTGKGNAKISRTRETERSSGSIGKESWSCNDTSTSPLASSLQGEEGYLHDEPLSPGRALRAAMLRSRFAGTIVKAQQKALLDHGKNIDPVKLQLEKERLEKRQQEEKARIEAQVKAAEAAAQRKFEEELRMKREQEREAARLALRMVVPACSFLTSKFICLMGMQGINLLLCMLSYPTYCRLCYGACYLILHIVVSVFRD from the exons GGGAATGCTAAAATTTCAAGGACACGAGAAACTGAGCGCAGCTCTGGTTCAATTG GAAAAGAATCATGGTCTTGCAATGACACTTCTACTTCGCCTCTCGCTTCCTCTTTGCAAG GTGAGGAAGGTTACCTTCATGATGAACCTTTGTCACCAGGCAGGGCTCTTCGTGCAGCAATGCTCAGGAGTCGTTTTGCTGGCACTATAGTGAAGGCTCAACAGAAGGCACTCCTGGATCAT GGGAAGAATATAGACCCTGTGAAATTGCAATTGGAAAAGGAGAGGCTGGAAAAGAGGCAGCAAGAAG AGAAAGCAAGGATCGAGGCCCAGGTGAAGGCTGCTGAAGCAGCTGCACAACGAAAGTTTGAGGAAGAGCTGAGGATGAAGAGAGAGCAGGAAAGGGAGGCAGCACGCCTGGCACTACGCATGGTAGTACCTGCTTGTAGTTTTCTGACCAGCAAGTTTATATGCTTGATGGGTATGCAAGGGATAAATCTCCTCTTGTGCATGCTATCTTATCCTACATATTGTCGTCTCTGTTATGGAGCATGCTATCTTATCCTACATATTGTCGTCTCTGTTTTCCGAGACTGA